In Pseudomonas oryzihabitans, the DNA window TCTTTCAGCAGAGCGCTGGCCCCGGTGCGCCCCTGGGCGCCCTGCTGGGGCTGATCATCGCCATCGCGGTGGGCTATGGCCTCTATACCGGCGGTGTAAGGCTGAACCTGGGCAAGTTCTTTCGCTTCACCGGCCTGTTCATTCTCTTCGTCGCCGCCGGCCTGTTCACCAATTCGATCAAGGCCCTGCATGAGGCCGGGCTGTGGAATGCGCTGCAGCAGGTGGTCTTCGACTGGAGCCACCTGCTGCCCGCGGACGGCCCGATCGGCACCGTGCTGTCCGGCATGTTCGGCTACCAGGACACTCCCACCGTCAGCACCCTCGGCGCCTATCTGCTGTTCCTGGCCGTGACCCTGCCGCTGTTCTTCCGCACCCCGGCGCCGCCCCAGCGCCCGATCACCGCTACTTCCAACGCCTCGCTGGAGCGCCCGTCGTGAGTAACCCCACCCCTCATCCGCCGAAGAGCAGCTCACTGGCGATGCGCCTGGCCGTGATTGGCTCCGCGACCCTGCTGATCGTGGCGGCCGCTGCCTTCTACTATGCCTCGCGCTCGGCTGGCCAGCGCCATGCCGAGGTGGGCGATGGCGAAGTCAGGGTCGAGATCCTGGCCAACCGCTGCGAACCCAACGCGCTCGAAGTACCCGCCGGGCCAGCACGCTTCCGCATCGTCAACCGTTCGGATCGAGCGGTGGAGTGGGAGATCCTCGATGGCGTCCTGGTGGTCGAGGAGCGCGAGAACATCGCCCCCGGCCTCAGCCAGGTCATCAATGCCACCCTGGCGCCCGGGGACTACGCCATCACCTGCGGCCTCCTGAGCAATCCGCGCGGGACGCTGAAGGTGCTGCCCACGGCCGCATCGGAAGCCGCCAGCAAGGCGGGCCCGACCCTGACCCAAT includes these proteins:
- the efeU gene encoding iron uptake transporter permease EfeU; this encodes MLVPFLIMLREGIEAALIVGIIASYLQRTGRGHWMPAVWIGVMLAAALSLFVGAGLQLASAEFPQRQQELFEAIVGLAATAILTSMVFWMRKAARSIKTELHDSLENALSASRNQVYALIGMVFLAVAREGLETVFFLLAIFQQSAGPGAPLGALLGLIIAIAVGYGLYTGGVRLNLGKFFRFTGLFILFVAAGLFTNSIKALHEAGLWNALQQVVFDWSHLLPADGPIGTVLSGMFGYQDTPTVSTLGAYLLFLAVTLPLFFRTPAPPQRPITATSNASLERPS